One stretch of Hemibagrus wyckioides isolate EC202008001 linkage group LG01, SWU_Hwy_1.0, whole genome shotgun sequence DNA includes these proteins:
- the cebpd gene encoding CCAAT/enhancer-binding protein delta, producing MKTSRAAFMCEPCSLDSECVSPPCYMSWAMEPANFYDSKLTGDGKCPEDNISMITTTTTTTNSSSNSVVELSNAPAMYDDESAIDFSAYVDSMTSAPNFELCNDELFADLFNSAVKQEKSEFYHHLSAFSASKDYPIKQEADWSDSDAPSSLPSQIETCAQTSVSIHTGQPTPPSTPEPSSSPSSSGSPRRTLKDKSKKSVDRLSPEYRQRRERNNIAVRKSRDKAKRRNLETQQKLIELSAENERLHKTIEQLTRELTSLRHVFKHRETADNR from the coding sequence ATGAAGACGAGCAGAGCTGCGTTCATGTGCGAGCCGTGCAGCCTGGACTCTGAGTGCGTTTCTCCACCATGCTACATGAGCTGGGCGATGGAGCCTGCGAACTTCTACGACAGTAAGCTGACAGGGGACGGAAAATGTCCCGAGGACAACATCAGCAtgatcaccaccaccaccaccaccactaacagcagcagcaacagcgtGGTGGAGCTGAGCAACGCGCCTGCCATGTACGACGACGAGAGCGCGATCGACTTCAGCGCGTACGTCGACTCCATGACGTCTGCGCCCAACTTCGAGCTGTGCAACGACGAGCTCTTCGCCGACCTCTTCAACAGCGCCGTGAAGCAGGAGAAGTCGGAGTTCTACCACCACCTGTCCGCGTTCAGCGCCTCCAAGGACTACCCGATCAAGCAGGAAGCCGACTGGAGCGACAGCGACGCGCCGTCGTCCCTGCCGTCACAGATCGAGACGTGCGCGCAGACGTCGGTGAGCATCCACACGGGACAGCCGACGCCCCCGAGCACGCCCGAGCCCTCGTCCTCGCCCTCGTCCTCCGGCTCTCCACGCAGGACGCTCAAGGATAAGAGCAAGAAATCGGTGGACAGGTTGAGTCCGGAATACCGGCAGCGCCGCGAGAGGAATAACATCGCCGTGCGCAAAAGCAGGGACAAGGCCAAGAGACGCAATCTGGAAACGCAGCAGAAGCTGATCGAACTGAGCGCAGAGAACGAGCGCCTGCACAAAACCATAGAGCAGCTCACGCGCGAGCTCACGAGCCTCCGACACGTCTTCAAACACCGCGAGACCGCCGACAACCGGTga